A genomic stretch from Theobroma cacao cultivar B97-61/B2 chromosome 4, Criollo_cocoa_genome_V2, whole genome shotgun sequence includes:
- the LOC18602376 gene encoding uncharacterized protein LOC18602376 isoform X2 — protein MASTTLTTISSNFQQLHSPRVSFSSCWCFNRSLKFQYNRKILSHRVVTYVREPISAFASGLEASISDADDNVISLKDARIVVESRDKNKIQQ, from the exons atggcGTCGACGACCTTGACgacaatttcttcaaatttccagcaactCCATAGTCCTAGA GTCTCTTTTAGTAGCTGCTGGTGCTTTAACCGAAGCTTGAAGTTTCAGTACAACCGGAAAATTCTGAGTCATAG AGTTGTTACCTATGTGAGGGAGCCGATATCTGCATTTGCTTCAG GTTTGGAGGCATCGATTTCCGATGCAGATGACAATGTGATATCCTTGAAGGATGCTAGGATTGTTGTCGAGTCTAGAGACAAAAATAAGATACAG CAATGA
- the LOC18602377 gene encoding trigger factor: MMEIAVKTLSLSLNPKIISYKQVEDVFIPNLSCNRACFPSQKRYRALKYQGRERHVHLLTVHAVSSDLEDVGVSSQFEDFTVTTASINENRELKISVEISGAKTRAIFDDVFDKMVAAAQPIPGFRRVKGGKTPNIPRDILLEVLGASKVYKQVITKVINSTVAEYVEKESLAVGKDLRVEQSFEDLEEMFEPDEKFRFDAVIKLQETN; the protein is encoded by the exons ATGATGGAAATAGCCGTAAAGACCCTTTCGTTGAGTTTAAACCCCAAG ATTATTAGCTATAAACAAGTAGAGGATGTCTTTATTCCTAATCTTTCTTGCAACAGAGCATGTTTTCCTTCTCAAAAAAGATACAGGGCTCTAAAATATCAAGGAAG gGAAAGACATGTACATCTTCTCACTGTTCATGCTGTATCATCAG ATTTGGAAGATGTTGGAGTTTCTTCTCAGTTTGAAGACTTCACTGTTACTACTGCCAGTATCAATGAGAACAGAGAGCTAAAG ATAAGTGTGGAGATATCAGGAGCCAAAACTAGAGCAATTTTTGATGATGTATTCGACAAAATGGTTGCTGCAGCGCAGCCAATCCCAGGATTTCGAAGAGTAAAAGGAG GAAAAACACCAAAT ATACCAAGAGACATTTTGTTAGAAGTCCTTGGAGCTTCAAAAGTTTACAAGCAAGTAATCACAAAAGTAATTAACTCTACTGTAGCTGAATATGTTGAAAAG GAAAGCCTGGCAGTTGGTAAAGATTTGAGAGTTGAGCAAAGttttgaagatcttgaagAGATGTTTGAACCGGATGAAAAGTTTAGGTTTGATGCAGTCATTAAGCTTCAAGAAACAAATTGA
- the LOC18602376 gene encoding uncharacterized protein LOC18602376 isoform X1: MASTTLTTISSNFQQLHSPRVSFSSCWCFNRSLKFQYNRKILSHRVVTYVREPISAFASGLEASISDADDNVISLKDARIVVESRDKNKIQLRVDVSGIET, translated from the exons atggcGTCGACGACCTTGACgacaatttcttcaaatttccagcaactCCATAGTCCTAGA GTCTCTTTTAGTAGCTGCTGGTGCTTTAACCGAAGCTTGAAGTTTCAGTACAACCGGAAAATTCTGAGTCATAG AGTTGTTACCTATGTGAGGGAGCCGATATCTGCATTTGCTTCAG GTTTGGAGGCATCGATTTCCGATGCAGATGACAATGTGATATCCTTGAAGGATGCTAGGATTGTTGTCGAGTCTAGAGACAAAAATAAGATACAG CTTAGAGTGGATGTGAGTGGGATTGAGACATAA
- the LOC18602376 gene encoding uncharacterized protein LOC18602376 isoform X3 yields the protein MASTTLTTISSNFQQLHSPRVSFSSCWCFNRSLKFQYNRKILSHSNDLNLLILLVHLQISSVFEAALMMFYFQLRVDVSGIET from the exons atggcGTCGACGACCTTGACgacaatttcttcaaatttccagcaactCCATAGTCCTAGA GTCTCTTTTAGTAGCTGCTGGTGCTTTAACCGAAGCTTGAAGTTTCAGTACAACCGGAAAATTCTGAGTCATAG CAATGATCTGAATTTGTTGATTTTGCTGGTTCACCTGCAAATATCTAGTGTTTTTGAGGCGGCTCTCATGATGTTTTACTTCCAGCTTAGAGTGGATGTGAGTGGGATTGAGACATAA